A single genomic interval of Oncorhynchus mykiss isolate Arlee chromosome 13, USDA_OmykA_1.1, whole genome shotgun sequence harbors:
- the LOC110486272 gene encoding bryoporin, with amino-acid sequence MPENAEAVSATLTTNRNCTIELTNVTTGYCLINPKVYMSSGFCYHPPQPTVRTTKTEVCSFTKDDDTATGAVGVLTYDLFHMQSRVCSERMAIMFSVPYDYNFYKNWLGVGVFEVARACDKQLYNHMYKEKDFSKFVRSEASGSGVEYKAQHVDLRATMSNVGKSIIKVELYDKMGHK; translated from the exons ATGCCAGAGAACGCAGAGGCCGTTTCAGCCACTCTAACCACCAACAGGAACTGTACTATAGAGCTCACCAATGTCACCACCGGTTACTGTCTCATCAACCCCAA GGTGTATATGTCCAGTGGTTTCTGCTACCACCCACCCCAGCCCACCGTCCGCACCACCAAGACAGAGGTGTGCTCCTTCACCAAGGATGACGACACAGCCACGGGCGCCGTGGGGGTCCTGACCTACGACCTTTTCCACATGCAGAGCCGCGTGTGCTCAGAACGCATGGCCATCATGTTCTCCGTGCCCTACGACTACAACTTCTACAAGAACTGGCTGGGGGTGGGCGTCTTCGAGGTGGCACGCGCCTGCGACAAGCAACTGTACAACCACATGTACAAGGAGAAGGACTTCAGCAAGTTTGTCCGATCAGAGGCCAGTGGGTCAGGGGTGGAGTACAAGGCCCAACACGTAGACCTGAGGGCCACCATGTCCAATGTTGGGAAGTCAATCATTAAGGTGGAGCTCTATGATAAAATGGGGCACAAATGA